One genomic window of uncultured Erythrobacter sp. includes the following:
- a CDS encoding MBL fold metallo-hydrolase, giving the protein MTEVKPTPPMRAAIIPVTPLQQNCSLIWCTKTMKAALTDPGGDLDKLKDGVAKAGVTLEKILITHGHLDHCGQAGMLAEELGLPIEGPHKDDLFWIEQLDNDGARYGMEAKSFEPTRWLEHGDTVTVGELTLDVIHCPGHTPGHVVFFHEPSRFAIVGDVLFQGSIGRTDFPRGNHQDLIDAITQRLWPLGEDVMFIPGHGPTSTFGQERKTNAFVSDYALS; this is encoded by the coding sequence ATGACCGAAGTCAAACCAACACCTCCAATGCGCGCTGCCATCATTCCGGTGACGCCGCTGCAGCAGAATTGCTCGCTTATCTGGTGCACCAAGACCATGAAGGCTGCACTGACCGATCCGGGCGGTGATCTCGACAAGCTGAAAGACGGCGTCGCGAAGGCGGGTGTGACGCTTGAGAAGATCCTCATTACCCACGGTCATCTGGATCATTGCGGTCAGGCAGGGATGCTAGCGGAAGAGCTTGGCCTGCCGATCGAGGGGCCGCACAAGGACGACTTGTTCTGGATCGAGCAACTCGACAATGACGGCGCGCGTTACGGGATGGAAGCGAAGAGCTTCGAGCCGACCCGCTGGCTCGAGCATGGCGATACAGTGACAGTGGGCGAACTGACGCTCGATGTGATCCATTGCCCCGGTCACACACCCGGCCATGTCGTGTTCTTCCACGAACCGAGCCGCTTTGCGATTGTCGGCGATGTGCTGTTCCAGGGTTCAATCGGGCGAACCGATTTCCCGCGCGGCAATCATCAGGATTTGATCGATGCCATCACCCAGCGCCTCTGGCCGCTCGGCGAGGACGTCATGTTCATCCCCGGCCACGGCCCGACCAGCACCTTTGGCCAAGAGCGCAAGACCAACGCGTTTGTCTCGGACTATGCGCTGAGCTGA
- the plsX gene encoding phosphate acyltransferase PlsX: protein MDLPRIAVDAMGGDDGVRVMVEGAALARRRHEGFKFLLVGDQKRIESALESHPGMREASEILHCDDVIAGDEQPSKAIRRAKTTSMGLTVNAVKEGAAGAAVSAGNTGALMAMSKLALRTMPGIDRPALAALMPTLEPHDVVMLDLGANTEANARNLVQFAVMGAAYSRIVNGFERPTVRLLNIGTEQIKGTDALRDAAAMLQAASSKEEGGLALDFAGFVESDKINRGETHVVVTDGFSGNIALKAIEGSARFVTDLLKQAFTSSIRSKIGFLVSRPATELLRHHLDPNNHNGAVFLGLNGVVVKSHGSATAAGVANAVAVTASLLKNKLTERIANDLAELGEGALRDNGKSAPAATPSCEAAE from the coding sequence ATGGACCTGCCGCGTATCGCAGTTGACGCGATGGGCGGTGACGATGGCGTACGAGTCATGGTCGAAGGCGCGGCGCTGGCCCGCCGCCGTCACGAAGGCTTCAAGTTCCTGCTGGTGGGTGATCAGAAGCGCATTGAAAGCGCTCTTGAAAGCCATCCTGGCATGCGCGAAGCGTCGGAAATCCTTCACTGCGATGATGTAATCGCCGGTGACGAGCAGCCCAGCAAGGCTATCCGCCGCGCAAAGACCACCTCGATGGGGCTGACGGTCAACGCCGTCAAAGAAGGCGCCGCTGGCGCCGCTGTGAGCGCGGGTAATACCGGTGCCCTCATGGCGATGAGCAAGCTGGCCCTGCGCACCATGCCCGGCATTGATCGTCCGGCACTCGCGGCACTGATGCCGACGCTCGAGCCGCATGACGTTGTGATGCTTGATCTCGGCGCAAACACCGAAGCCAATGCGCGCAACCTTGTGCAGTTTGCCGTGATGGGCGCGGCCTATTCGCGGATCGTGAATGGCTTCGAACGCCCGACCGTCCGCCTCCTGAACATCGGCACCGAGCAGATCAAGGGCACCGATGCGCTGCGGGATGCCGCTGCAATGTTGCAAGCAGCATCCAGCAAGGAAGAGGGCGGCCTGGCGCTCGATTTCGCGGGCTTTGTCGAATCCGACAAGATCAACCGCGGCGAAACGCATGTCGTGGTGACCGATGGTTTCTCAGGCAACATCGCGTTGAAAGCGATTGAAGGATCGGCTCGGTTCGTAACCGATCTGCTCAAACAGGCCTTTACCAGCTCGATCCGATCCAAAATCGGCTTCCTCGTGTCGCGTCCTGCGACCGAGTTGCTGCGCCACCATCTCGACCCCAACAATCACAACGGGGCAGTGTTTCTCGGACTCAATGGCGTAGTCGTGAAAAGCCATGGTAGCGCCACGGCCGCTGGTGTTGCGAATGCCGTGGCCGTCACGGCAAGCCTGCTCAAGAACAAGCTGACGGAGCGCATTGCCAATGACCTCGCCGAACTCGGTGAGGGTGCACTGCGCGACAACGGAAAGTCGGCACCAGCCGCTACGCCGAGCTGCGAGGCGGCAGAGTGA
- a CDS encoding acyl-CoA desaturase has translation MSRDRCEVNWIVETPEADPAQGQVRWDPAHSLWNGGMLAASLILVPFFTTPAAVAVGLLLTGAMLLLGHSVGFHRLLIHGSFQTTPWLRDFLIWCGTVAGMSGPIWIVRTHDLRDWAQRQSDCHDYLAHRRRMMHDAWWQLHCTLELDHPPQFDLSKLEQSGFIRWLERTWMLQQLPVAALLFWLGGWPFVVWGVFVRVALTVHGHWLVGHLAHRRGPQSWLVRDAGVQAHDVPWAGLITMGEAWHNNHHAYPGSARIGLQPGQSDWGYRFIQLLERAGFAWDICLPAHVVARSRHLQKVAPETFKAPARQSMQPPQPGPAE, from the coding sequence ATGAGTCGCGACCGCTGTGAAGTAAACTGGATCGTCGAAACCCCAGAAGCGGACCCCGCACAGGGCCAAGTGCGATGGGACCCGGCGCACAGTCTTTGGAATGGCGGAATGCTGGCCGCATCGCTTATCCTTGTGCCGTTCTTCACCACACCTGCGGCGGTTGCGGTGGGCTTGCTCTTGACTGGAGCGATGCTGCTTCTCGGCCACTCGGTCGGCTTCCACCGTCTGCTGATCCATGGAAGCTTCCAGACCACGCCATGGCTGCGGGATTTTCTCATCTGGTGCGGCACGGTTGCCGGGATGAGTGGTCCGATCTGGATTGTGCGCACCCATGATTTGCGCGATTGGGCGCAGCGGCAAAGCGACTGCCATGACTATCTCGCGCATCGCCGTCGAATGATGCACGATGCGTGGTGGCAGCTCCACTGCACGCTCGAGCTTGATCACCCGCCGCAATTTGACCTTTCAAAGCTAGAGCAAAGCGGCTTCATCCGCTGGCTGGAACGCACTTGGATGCTTCAACAATTGCCGGTTGCTGCGCTTCTATTCTGGCTGGGCGGATGGCCTTTCGTGGTGTGGGGCGTTTTCGTCCGTGTTGCGCTTACCGTCCACGGACATTGGCTGGTCGGGCATCTGGCCCATCGGCGTGGCCCGCAAAGCTGGCTGGTTCGCGATGCTGGCGTGCAGGCGCATGACGTTCCATGGGCCGGCCTGATCACGATGGGAGAGGCGTGGCACAACAACCACCACGCCTACCCAGGCAGCGCGCGCATCGGGTTGCAGCCGGGCCAAAGCGACTGGGGCTATCGCTTCATTCAGCTACTCGAACGGGCAGGGTTTGCTTGGGATATCTGCCTACCAGCGCATGTGGTTGCGCGGTCGAGGCACCTTCAAAAAGTCGCTCCAGAAACCTTCAAAGCACCCGCCCGGCAATCAATGCAGCCACCACAGCCAGGCCCAGCAGAGTGA
- a CDS encoding phytanoyl-CoA dioxygenase family protein: MVSLSDHAHEFEQRGIVKLEGVIARDQAIAARDIVRSLAKEYGLLTSGRWMHSPSRFGYPKPFRNALNNLNRSECFPDLLNEELVAFAQNLVGQPLAPMPPGQQILFSLPSKEPWSVPNDLWHIDLPKLGEQASPGLQLFTFLDGVEPQGGATLVVAGSHRLSNSIAGQSSKLLKQRLKKEGYFRSLFDPSRSAIVCLEETKGQVNDVDLEIVELTGRVGDAYLMDLRVLHSLAPNSSDNARMMLTCRLPRSTIAAKYSNPA, from the coding sequence ATGGTAAGTCTGAGCGATCATGCGCATGAATTTGAGCAGAGGGGCATAGTCAAGCTCGAGGGAGTTATCGCGCGCGACCAAGCCATAGCGGCGCGCGACATAGTTAGAAGCTTAGCAAAAGAGTACGGGCTTTTGACCTCTGGGAGGTGGATGCATTCTCCAAGTCGATTTGGTTATCCGAAGCCATTTCGAAACGCACTCAACAATTTGAACCGTTCAGAGTGCTTTCCCGACTTGTTGAATGAAGAATTGGTCGCTTTTGCACAGAACTTGGTCGGCCAGCCGTTGGCACCAATGCCGCCGGGACAGCAAATCCTGTTTTCGCTCCCGAGTAAGGAACCTTGGTCAGTCCCGAACGATCTCTGGCATATCGATCTACCGAAACTGGGGGAACAAGCCAGTCCGGGGCTGCAATTGTTCACTTTTCTTGATGGTGTTGAGCCACAAGGCGGGGCGACGCTGGTAGTTGCAGGTTCGCATCGATTGTCGAACAGCATTGCGGGCCAGTCATCAAAACTGCTCAAGCAAAGACTGAAGAAGGAAGGCTACTTTCGATCGTTATTCGATCCCTCTCGATCCGCAATCGTTTGCCTCGAAGAAACCAAAGGCCAAGTAAACGATGTTGATCTGGAGATCGTCGAACTCACAGGTCGTGTTGGCGACGCATACCTGATGGATTTGCGAGTCCTTCATTCGCTGGCACCGAACAGCTCTGACAACGCTCGCATGATGCTTACCTGCAGACTTCCCCGCTCAACGATCGCTGCAAAATACAGCAATCCGGCTTAG
- a CDS encoding metalloregulator ArsR/SmtB family transcription factor, with the protein MQKVFEALASTVRRRILAYLSESELTAGQIAERFDISKPAVSQHLSVLQNAGLVESEKRGQYVHYRLVRENLTNTLNGYVQEVCPVSRPLKRESKAMGEAKDDA; encoded by the coding sequence ATGCAGAAAGTGTTCGAAGCCCTCGCCTCTACGGTGCGCAGAAGGATCCTTGCCTATCTATCGGAGTCCGAACTGACCGCCGGGCAAATTGCCGAACGGTTCGACATCTCCAAGCCAGCGGTGTCGCAACATCTGAGTGTGCTTCAGAATGCTGGTTTGGTCGAAAGCGAAAAGCGCGGGCAATATGTGCACTACCGGTTGGTGCGCGAAAACCTGACCAACACGCTCAATGGCTATGTGCAGGAAGTGTGCCCCGTCTCACGCCCACTAAAGCGCGAAAGCAAGGCGATGGGTGAGGCGAAGGACGACGCTTGA
- a CDS encoding MAPEG family protein: MTLLPVTLAAAAAAAILNVWLMIRIGQVRAAEKIFVGDEDNENVIRRMRAQANFVENAPFVLILLAVIELSGKGEPWLAYVAGLFILGRVAHAFGMDGGSLSKGRMIGTIISMLTLLGLAVVAALIAGRVL, translated from the coding sequence ATGACACTTCTTCCGGTAACGCTCGCAGCGGCGGCTGCGGCGGCCATTCTCAACGTGTGGTTGATGATCAGGATCGGACAGGTTCGGGCGGCTGAGAAGATCTTTGTCGGTGATGAAGACAATGAAAATGTCATCCGCCGGATGCGCGCTCAGGCGAACTTTGTCGAGAACGCTCCATTCGTGCTGATCCTGCTAGCGGTGATCGAGCTTTCCGGCAAAGGCGAACCTTGGCTGGCCTATGTCGCTGGGCTGTTCATCCTCGGACGTGTTGCGCATGCATTCGGCATGGATGGCGGCTCGCTCAGCAAAGGGCGGATGATTGGCACGATTATCTCGATGCTCACTCTGCTGGGCCTGGCTGTGGTGGCTGCATTGATTGCCGGGCGGGTGCTTTGA
- a CDS encoding MerR family transcriptional regulator produces MAEFEDGKEDGALRTIGEVSEALKIKPHVLRYWEQQFSLLKPLKRSGGRRYYRPDDVILVERINQLVNQEGYTLKGAEAVLRSSGASGADRRKDDRREGDRRAAAEPEGGIAAPVPDLRPKVEEALVQLKSIRARLARAIEA; encoded by the coding sequence ATGGCTGAATTCGAAGACGGAAAAGAAGACGGCGCTCTGCGCACGATCGGGGAAGTCAGCGAAGCGTTGAAGATCAAACCGCACGTGCTGCGTTATTGGGAGCAGCAGTTTTCGCTGCTGAAGCCTCTCAAACGCAGCGGTGGGCGACGCTATTATCGCCCGGACGATGTGATCTTGGTCGAACGGATCAATCAGCTCGTCAATCAGGAAGGCTACACGCTCAAGGGCGCGGAGGCAGTTCTGCGCTCTTCGGGCGCATCTGGCGCCGACCGGCGCAAGGATGATCGCCGTGAAGGTGATCGCCGTGCAGCTGCTGAGCCTGAAGGTGGCATCGCAGCACCGGTGCCTGATCTAAGGCCGAAGGTGGAAGAAGCGCTGGTCCAGTTGAAGTCGATCCGCGCACGGTTGGCGCGAGCGATCGAAGCCTGA
- the rpmF gene encoding 50S ribosomal protein L32: MAVPKRKVSPHRRGNRRAHDSLKVEAFHECNNCGELKRPHNLCPHCGYYNGREVVAVGL; the protein is encoded by the coding sequence ATGGCTGTCCCAAAGAGAAAAGTATCCCCGCATCGTCGCGGCAATCGCCGGGCGCATGATTCGCTGAAGGTTGAGGCATTCCACGAATGCAACAATTGCGGTGAATTGAAGCGTCCGCATAACCTTTGCCCCCATTGCGGCTATTACAACGGGCGTGAGGTTGTCGCAGTCGGCCTGTAA
- a CDS encoding thioredoxin domain-containing protein, protein MNASRNPLTSRFAAFAVAAPLALTLAACGDSNGEDGPPAGEPIAAIPAPEGTSWADTVTITEEDGYKIGNPDAPLKLIEFASHTCGACANFSATGKQPLKDQYVASGVVSFEQRNLVRDPIDLSIAALVRCGQKENMQPLSDQAWVALNDFFGNVQTNAAQYEASAELPVDQRFVAIAEAAGLIEFFSARGLSADQARSCLADTEKMESISENSTTQADELNVTGTPTFFLNGARIEGITWNEIEPALQRAGAR, encoded by the coding sequence ATGAATGCTTCACGCAATCCTCTGACTTCACGCTTCGCAGCCTTCGCTGTGGCCGCTCCACTTGCTCTGACGCTGGCTGCGTGCGGCGATTCCAACGGTGAAGACGGCCCGCCTGCTGGCGAGCCGATCGCTGCAATCCCGGCTCCCGAAGGCACGTCGTGGGCTGACACGGTCACGATCACCGAAGAAGACGGCTACAAGATCGGTAATCCCGATGCGCCGCTGAAGCTGATAGAGTTTGCGTCACACACTTGCGGCGCCTGCGCCAACTTCTCGGCGACTGGCAAACAGCCGCTGAAGGATCAGTATGTTGCCAGCGGCGTCGTCAGTTTCGAACAGCGCAATCTCGTGCGTGACCCGATCGACCTTAGCATCGCTGCATTGGTGCGCTGCGGTCAGAAGGAAAACATGCAGCCTCTGTCAGATCAGGCATGGGTCGCGCTCAATGACTTTTTCGGCAACGTCCAAACCAATGCAGCGCAATACGAAGCATCAGCGGAACTCCCGGTTGATCAACGCTTTGTCGCAATCGCAGAGGCTGCTGGCTTGATCGAGTTCTTCTCCGCGCGGGGTCTCTCTGCGGATCAGGCACGCAGCTGCCTCGCCGACACGGAAAAGATGGAGTCGATCAGCGAAAACTCGACGACGCAAGCCGACGAACTCAATGTGACCGGCACGCCGACCTTCTTCCTCAACGGTGCCCGGATCGAAGGCATCACGTGGAACGAGATCGAGCCCGCTCTGCAGCGCGCAGGCGCTCGCTAA
- a CDS encoding integration host factor subunit alpha, translating to MMRSVGTLTRADLAETINRKMGFSRAESLDLVEAILDKMCDALADGENVKISGFGSFVLRDKNERIGRNPKTGIEVPITPRRVMTFRASQLLKERIAKGD from the coding sequence ATGATGCGTTCGGTGGGCACACTCACGAGAGCCGATCTCGCAGAGACGATCAACCGCAAGATGGGATTCAGCAGGGCTGAGTCGCTCGACTTGGTCGAGGCCATTCTGGATAAGATGTGCGATGCGCTCGCCGATGGTGAGAATGTCAAAATCTCAGGCTTCGGCAGCTTTGTCCTGCGCGACAAGAACGAACGCATTGGCCGTAACCCGAAAACGGGAATCGAAGTGCCGATTACCCCCCGCCGGGTGATGACATTCCGCGCGAGCCAATTGCTCAAGGAACGGATTGCCAAGGGTGACTGA
- a CDS encoding beta-ketoacyl-ACP synthase III, producing the protein MTGSRLLGTGSALPERVLSNDELAAKIDTSDEWIVERTGIRQRHIAGEGETTASLATAAARAALEDAGLTPADIGLIIVATATPDNTFPATATKVQNALGCNGGVAFDVAAVCSGFLYAIATADSLLRTGMAKRALVIGAETFSRILDWEDRTTCVLFGDGAGAVVLEAPEAGAPTSSVAPGILATRLHADGAQHDLLYVDGGPSTTQTVGHLRMKGREVFRHAVVNLASVLNEVIEDAGISAAEIDWVVPHQANARILDATARKLGIPAEKVVVTVDQHANTSAASVPLALDVARRDGRIKPGDLVMLEAMGGGFTWGASLLRI; encoded by the coding sequence GTGACAGGTTCGCGCTTGCTGGGGACCGGATCGGCGCTGCCTGAAAGGGTTTTGTCGAACGACGAACTGGCGGCGAAAATCGACACCAGCGATGAATGGATCGTCGAACGCACAGGCATCCGGCAAAGGCATATTGCGGGCGAGGGTGAAACCACTGCATCGCTGGCGACAGCCGCAGCACGCGCGGCGCTTGAGGACGCAGGCCTGACACCTGCCGATATCGGGCTCATCATCGTTGCGACCGCGACCCCCGATAATACCTTCCCTGCGACCGCAACCAAGGTTCAGAATGCCTTGGGCTGCAATGGCGGCGTCGCATTTGATGTTGCGGCGGTGTGTTCGGGCTTTCTCTACGCGATTGCGACTGCCGATTCGCTGCTCAGGACCGGCATGGCCAAGCGTGCACTGGTGATAGGTGCCGAAACTTTCAGCCGAATTCTCGATTGGGAAGATCGCACAACCTGTGTGCTGTTTGGCGATGGCGCAGGCGCAGTTGTGCTCGAAGCGCCCGAGGCTGGCGCACCCACTTCATCCGTTGCGCCAGGTATCCTCGCGACACGGCTCCATGCCGACGGAGCGCAGCACGATCTGCTCTATGTCGATGGTGGGCCGTCGACGACGCAGACAGTCGGTCATTTGCGCATGAAAGGGCGCGAAGTGTTCCGCCATGCTGTGGTGAACCTTGCAAGCGTGCTTAACGAAGTGATTGAAGATGCTGGTATTTCAGCCGCCGAAATTGACTGGGTTGTGCCGCATCAGGCAAACGCTCGCATCCTCGACGCGACCGCGCGCAAGCTTGGAATTCCGGCTGAAAAAGTGGTCGTTACTGTCGATCAGCATGCGAATACGTCGGCGGCCTCGGTGCCGCTCGCGCTCGATGTCGCGCGCCGCGATGGGCGGATCAAACCCGGTGATCTCGTCATGCTGGAGGCGATGGGCGGCGGCTTTACCTGGGGCGCGAGCCTGTTACGAATTTAA
- the smc gene encoding chromosome segregation protein SMC, translating to MQISRLKLSGFKSFVEPAELRIEPGLTGVVGPNGCGKSNLLEAIRWVMGENSPKSMRSGGMEDVIFAGTSTRPSRGFAEVVLHAADDEGEELVVTRRIERGAGSAYRVNGRDVRAKDVALTFADAATGAHSPALVSQGKIAQVIAAKPTERRQMLEEAAGIAGLHVRRKDAESKLRSTEANLSRLEDLMAGLDSQMASLKRQAKQAERYTKLTEQIQLAEARLVFARWRDAAHAAKEARAAAEGAEAKVATAKQAVDAAQKEQAALAAKLAEAREELADRRDDASAHGHRMAALSEKLEAAETRLADLTRQQTRLEEDRIAADRLTSDAADALAKLESELANNQEALSKAEAARPALADRSEDSERASRTAELALAKATADHAGVEAEWRVAEAAIEQAEARLERLNREQDRIAQIRRELEGGEDAEQAVIAAREAADDAASELARLRTKLEQDQARKAELQSARDDASSAFATAKAELAGIEREYSALVRDRDARAKSASARQGLPTALDKVRVAKGYERALAAVLGRDAKSPLGAPSAPTDGRFWTGSSTPNTVADSLLDHITHCPEELRARLALVHCADEDDGRKLGPGEWLVTLGGHLRRWDGFIARGEGSAEAAKLEAANRLTELEGVLPDLRGAAELAESKERAAREELSALQSALVAQERDIAGAIEAERHALRSLDQAEAAKERLASRLEELAQSTEELGEQLTTAEAELASAKEARAALPAPDAGRASLEAAQAKHEAAKSAVQAALAELAAHDQGLAVTRERFAAQQADRNNWQARSSEATQRMAEAARRLEEIEEERSVVAAKPAGLIAEIEQGDAMRARLTEELEAAQKVVTECEAEMRTAERTLADAGEALAQAREGRATLAARAENEEERRGEMARISGERFQCPPPLLAERFEFDEESVKPATQESEEMDRLTASRERIGPVNLVAAEELARIEEEHGTNASEQAELAEAVNRLRGSIGNLNREGRERLRAAFEEVDGHFRVLFTRLFEGGQAHLALVDSDDPLEAGLEIYAQPPGKRLQSLSLLSGGEQALTATALIFALFLTNPAPICVLDEVDAPLDDANVERFCDLLDSMIRTTKTRYLIVTHNAVTMSRMHRLFGVTMAEKGVSRLVSVDLGEAELLAAE from the coding sequence ATGCAGATCAGCAGGCTAAAGCTCAGCGGTTTCAAGAGCTTTGTCGAGCCTGCTGAATTGCGCATTGAGCCCGGACTAACCGGGGTTGTCGGGCCGAATGGCTGCGGAAAATCCAACCTTCTCGAAGCGATCCGCTGGGTGATGGGCGAAAACTCGCCCAAATCGATGCGGTCGGGCGGGATGGAAGACGTGATCTTCGCGGGCACTTCAACCCGGCCGTCTCGCGGCTTTGCCGAGGTTGTGCTGCACGCTGCCGATGATGAAGGCGAAGAGCTGGTGGTTACCCGCCGGATCGAACGCGGGGCGGGCAGCGCCTACCGCGTGAATGGCCGCGATGTTCGGGCCAAAGATGTGGCGCTGACCTTTGCTGACGCCGCCACAGGCGCGCATTCCCCGGCGCTCGTAAGCCAGGGGAAGATCGCCCAAGTCATCGCCGCCAAGCCCACCGAACGCCGCCAAATGCTCGAAGAGGCAGCGGGCATCGCTGGCCTGCACGTCCGCCGCAAAGACGCTGAGAGCAAGCTCCGCTCGACCGAAGCGAACCTTTCACGGCTCGAGGACTTGATGGCGGGGTTGGACTCGCAAATGGCTTCGCTCAAGCGGCAGGCCAAGCAGGCCGAGCGCTACACCAAGCTCACCGAGCAGATCCAGCTGGCCGAAGCACGTCTGGTTTTCGCGCGTTGGCGCGATGCGGCCCACGCGGCCAAGGAAGCGCGGGCTGCGGCAGAGGGTGCCGAGGCCAAGGTCGCGACGGCAAAGCAGGCCGTTGATGCGGCGCAAAAGGAACAGGCGGCGCTTGCTGCTAAGCTAGCCGAAGCGCGCGAAGAACTCGCCGACCGGCGCGACGATGCCAGCGCGCACGGCCACCGGATGGCGGCTTTATCGGAAAAACTGGAAGCGGCAGAAACACGGCTTGCCGATCTGACGCGTCAGCAAACGCGGCTCGAAGAAGACCGAATCGCAGCGGACCGGCTGACTTCGGATGCAGCGGATGCGCTCGCCAAGCTTGAAAGCGAGCTCGCGAACAATCAGGAAGCTCTGAGCAAGGCCGAGGCCGCGCGCCCGGCCCTTGCTGACCGCAGCGAAGACAGCGAACGCGCCAGCCGCACGGCCGAACTTGCCCTGGCCAAAGCCACCGCCGACCATGCCGGGGTCGAAGCTGAATGGCGCGTTGCCGAAGCAGCCATCGAGCAGGCTGAAGCGCGCCTTGAACGGCTGAACCGAGAGCAGGACCGGATTGCTCAAATCCGCCGCGAACTTGAAGGCGGCGAAGATGCCGAACAGGCAGTGATTGCTGCGCGCGAAGCCGCCGATGACGCCGCAAGCGAATTGGCACGCCTCCGCACGAAACTGGAACAGGATCAGGCGCGCAAAGCCGAGCTGCAATCGGCGCGCGACGATGCTTCCTCCGCATTCGCCACTGCTAAGGCAGAGCTCGCCGGGATCGAGCGTGAGTATTCGGCCCTAGTCCGCGACCGCGATGCGCGGGCGAAAAGTGCTTCTGCACGTCAAGGTCTGCCAACAGCGTTGGATAAGGTTCGTGTTGCCAAGGGCTATGAGCGCGCCCTCGCAGCGGTGCTTGGACGAGACGCCAAATCGCCGCTGGGCGCTCCGTCTGCGCCAACCGACGGCCGATTCTGGACCGGCAGCAGCACTCCGAACACGGTCGCCGACAGCCTGCTCGATCACATCACCCATTGCCCAGAAGAACTGCGCGCTCGCCTGGCACTGGTGCATTGCGCGGATGAAGACGATGGCCGCAAGCTTGGTCCGGGCGAATGGCTGGTAACCCTTGGCGGCCACCTCCGGCGCTGGGACGGTTTCATTGCGCGCGGCGAAGGATCGGCGGAAGCGGCCAAACTCGAAGCAGCGAACCGCCTGACCGAACTTGAAGGCGTGCTGCCCGATCTGCGCGGTGCCGCAGAACTGGCCGAGAGCAAGGAACGCGCTGCCCGCGAAGAACTCTCCGCGCTGCAATCGGCATTGGTGGCGCAGGAACGCGACATCGCTGGTGCGATCGAAGCCGAACGCCATGCGCTGCGTAGCCTTGATCAGGCGGAGGCCGCCAAGGAGAGGTTGGCTTCACGGCTCGAAGAATTGGCTCAATCGACTGAGGAGTTGGGTGAGCAACTTACGACGGCAGAAGCTGAGCTGGCTTCGGCAAAGGAAGCCCGCGCTGCCCTCCCCGCACCCGACGCCGGGCGAGCCTCACTTGAGGCCGCGCAAGCAAAACACGAAGCCGCCAAGTCCGCCGTGCAAGCGGCGCTGGCCGAACTCGCTGCGCATGATCAGGGACTGGCCGTCACTCGTGAGCGTTTCGCCGCGCAACAGGCCGACCGCAACAATTGGCAGGCCCGCTCCAGCGAAGCGACCCAGCGCATGGCGGAAGCCGCACGGCGGCTCGAGGAGATCGAGGAAGAGCGTTCTGTCGTCGCGGCCAAGCCCGCCGGCCTGATTGCCGAGATCGAGCAAGGCGACGCGATGCGTGCGCGGCTCACCGAAGAATTGGAAGCCGCTCAGAAGGTTGTCACCGAGTGCGAGGCCGAGATGCGCACGGCAGAGCGCACGCTGGCAGATGCCGGGGAAGCGCTCGCGCAAGCCCGCGAAGGCCGCGCGACGCTCGCCGCCCGCGCCGAGAACGAAGAGGAACGTCGCGGCGAGATGGCACGCATCTCCGGTGAGCGCTTCCAATGCCCACCGCCGCTGCTCGCCGAACGGTTCGAATTCGACGAAGAAAGCGTCAAACCGGCCACTCAGGAATCCGAAGAGATGGACCGGTTGACCGCCAGCCGTGAACGGATCGGACCGGTCAACCTTGTCGCCGCAGAAGAACTTGCGCGGATCGAGGAAGAGCACGGCACCAATGCAAGCGAACAGGCCGAACTCGCCGAAGCGGTAAACCGGCTGCGCGGATCGATCGGCAATCTCAACCGCGAAGGCCGCGAACGGCTTCGCGCAGCATTCGAAGAGGTCGACGGCCATTTCCGTGTGCTCTTCACCCGGCTATTCGAAGGCGGGCAAGCACATCTGGCGCTAGTCGACAGCGACGATCCACTCGAAGCGGGCCTTGAGATTTACGCCCAGCCGCCAGGCAAGCGTTTGCAATCATTGTCGCTGCTGTCGGGCGGCGAGCAGGCGCTGACAGCTACCGCGCTAATCTTTGCGCTGTTCCTGACAAATCCCGCGCCAATCTGTGTGCTCGACGAGGTCGATGCACCGCTCGATGATGCGAATGTCGAACGGTTCTGCGACCTGCTCGATTCGATGATCCGCACCACCAAAACGCGCTACCTGATTGTCACGCATAATGCGGTGACGATGAGCCGGATGCACCGATTGTTCGGTGTGACAATGGCGGAAAAAGGTGTTTCGCGGCTGGTCAGCGTGGACCTGGGCGAAGCCGAATTGCTGGCGGCGGAATAA